A single window of Mugil cephalus isolate CIBA_MC_2020 chromosome 1, CIBA_Mcephalus_1.1, whole genome shotgun sequence DNA harbors:
- the sycp2 gene encoding synaptonemal complex protein 2 isoform X3 encodes MAPGQVTQLESVINEVLKSGDVQALEAFLQRDTYEEPSMKCSQQFLTTFDKLVRESLDQYDPRSASLALASLHKYGKNLKLPDDGQGLSGLIAQGLIQKMAQWFEKCRQLWIHCGPQWDETLFTLSEDFLNALMTVHEACREGTYKITESFLYPVGHLAVDPRIDIQIKKEAIRKFNLILDKMPVELKRDKEILTSQQASDIMLKLAGQIMEGGDYDFQSSLMEALCRMATPTQRKQQADRWFSMGHVASAFTKIRDSEFETACRKFLNMVNGMQGDKRRVYSYPSLEVYLDKYELLMPLDEKLEEFWIDFNLGSRSISFYFSLTAEGGQESHWETICINETEVQSYTVAEKGKTKVLEIKMSEVVVVGAVEGSSLTIHFSSSLDVLQAAQNVYGHNKNKDTSVVQTTREQNSIQFVPESQVSLGESEKNTAPYILPAQDTPVQLVTPAKRRFSESITVITVNEGSVRGGSSLSSVLPLTKSKNRPSLEMVRSHDTTARTCSHSTTPGSTNTAATNEQSKASKQAAKNMVDKYKKNIPLAKAVDMVLSGQGNEDSQDPSFVPDTQPTTGRSMSSTWSKMSVSEILMMPTQKMSLQRPEPRLSSAGQQECQSSSTQKISVSDSSLVHQKLLHNELTQRLQQVLRERNQDPAHKEPAAPKRKMSNVRGNSKDIEQVSSLHTPKVQQAQRTSRGKGKSKNQTSEFVPVTASASDETLQKGMPTKAKDETKRVTSNKEKGDAEVAGNMVKLISSRYKVNTQSTVKGTAENINQSWIPPLFKRPSFNMSWFSTSKNELSGTVSLTKSHSKTTTNSVNQRSDVFSFSIDTPSSIGVGGTFLPNTSATSHSDINNSSVAKQKPPVEKNKRYVKARLFSDTDTDRDMTEISWLRESARKPKPQVTKYSRQEPNKCSTVPPLTSCESPDILPFSLQPLKGNAKPKKSNMKNELYQPKTEKQPAATPSKAHAASKRPKRAAATSTKNYREPDTDDNLSEPEKPPAPKHSFTDQKEITKQTHEASEKKKTASRQTTRRSTKSQSLSEKRPTSKLEKNFVGQQQEKSEEICSEVSEVKKRKNSFNEQSTHGYSRQESNKSDLKKPSGLKLRPENLPRGSSKFNKKNAITAQKQMSPLKDSWAARQASFCPSPPAPFIEKMRSAERSAPTLDLTFSPLLTPRGSPASASPNPPCQDTPSPVLLLPKPRSTVSSKGNRKPSLLYGAEKNRSSYKTQSVKSVPSLPSLGGRSPALSPARELNAAEIGTTQQHLSSTPQSPLSLSTRPLLTSTLLELDKPTMPSPPPSPFPEDAIGHSCHYGFSKVSSVSRVSLSQSSTRSSVITGGVKSSPTIVLAVSVKTEKTPLSDRDRDLHVSGPIRKRHMTLSSDSEEDEKEERKKSKMRGQRSSRMKPRKLFKSSARPHVESRSCGEKSSLEEENNKEVRRKDRTFKVTEERISEEYRKTINNTVRKTAHGTVAELSSVDEMSQVMSSSHMSSSHWEAEVVDGDMDMDEDSEFPETAVNPSNLCQQLSSELNKKFQNRCKMMEIYNKQSMKAVQQHISSINTQVTKHRTQRLEQVQKVLLEEIHKLEQGDTVLNNMEKDLTMYWKKQTMAFHSYHKQETSRNETLKRALHSNVCHSVEYEERIFTSQMCLIRKDMKSVQDRLLGEMLDGEIKSVKRGLHALFFP; translated from the exons ATGGCACCGGGTCAGGTCACACAG TTGGAGAGTGTCATCAATGAGGTGTTAAAGAGTGGGGATGTTCAAGCACTGGAGGCATTTTTGCAAAGGGATACATATGAAGAGCCCTCCATGAAATGTTCCCAACAGTTTCTCACTACGTTTGACAAACTTGTCAGAGAG AGTTTGGATCAATATGATCCCAGATCTGCCAGTTTGGCTCTTGCTAGCCTCCACAAGTATGGGAAAAACCTGAAACTACCTGATGATGGTCAAGGACTCTCAGGGCTAATAGCTCAAGGCCTGATCCAAAAG atggcGCAGTGGTTTGAAAAATGCCGGCAACTATGGATCCATTGTGGCCCTCAGTGGGATGAAACCTTGTTCACCCTCTCCGAGGACTTCTTAAATGCCTTAATG ACGGTCCATGAAGCATGCAGAGAGG GAACATACAAAATCACAGAGTCTTTCCTGTATCCTGTTGGCCACTTGGCTGTAGACCCCAGAATTGACATCCAGATTAAAAAAGAG GCAATCcgtaaatttaatttaattctggaCAAAATGCCAGTGGAGCTGAAGAGAGACAAGGAGATCTTAACCTCACAGCAGGCATCGGATATCAT GCTCAAATTGGCTGGTCAAATAATGGAGGGTGGTG atTATGACTTTCAGTCATCCCTCATGGAGGCATTGTGCAGAATGGCTACTCCTACCCAGAGGAAACAACAAGCAGATCGATGGTTTAGCATGGGGCATGTGGCCAGTGCATTTACCAAGATCCGTGATTCAGAGTTTGAGACG GCTTGTCGCAAGTTTCTGAACATGGTGAATGGGATGCAGGGAGACAAGAGAAG AGTGTATTCTTACCCTAGTTTGGAAGTTTATCTGGACAAGTATGAG CTGCTGATGCCCCTGGATGAGAAGCTTGAGGAATTCTGGATTGACTTCAACCTTGGCAGCCGCAGCATCTCATTTTACTTTTCCTTGACTGCTGAAGGGGGGCAG GAGAGCCACTGGGAGACAATATGCATCAATGAGACTGAAGTCCAAAGCTACACTGTTGCAG AAAAGGGAAAGACCAAAGTCTTGGAGATAAAGATGTCagaggttgtggttgttggtgcagtGGAAGGATCCAGTCTTACCATCCATTTCAGCTCCTCCCTGGACGTCTTGCAGGCTGCTCAAAACGTCTACggacacaacaaaaacaaa GACACGTCTGTAGTTCAAACTACAAGGGAACAGAACAGCATCCAG TTTGTTCCAGAGAGCCAAGTGTCCCTTGGTgaaagtgagaaaaacactGCCCCCTACATTTTACCTGCTCAGGATACACCTGTACAG CTGGTGACGCCAGCCAAAAGGAGGTTTTCAGAGTCCATCACCGTCATTACCGTCAATGAAGGAAGTGTGCGTGGTGGCAGTTCCCTCTCTTCTGTTTTGCCATTAA CAAAGAGTAAAAACAGGCCATCTCTGGAGATGGTTCGTTCACATGACACAACCGCCAGGACCTGCAGTCATAGCACAACACCTGGAAGCACAAATACAGCTGCCACGAATGAGCAG AGCAAAGCATCCAAACAGGCTGCCAAGAATATGGTTGACAAATACAAAAAG AATATACCACTGGCAAAGGCAGTAGATATGGTCCTTTCCGGACAGGGAAATGAAGATTCACAAG ATCCTAGTTTTGTGCCAGACACCCAACCCACAACTGGGAGAAGCAT gtCTTCTACCTGGAGTAAAATGTCAGTTTCTGAAATTCTGATGATGCCCACTCAGAAAATGAGTCTGCAAAGACCTG agccTCGTTTAAGTTCGGCAGGACAGCAGGAGTGCCAGTCATCCTCAACACAGaaaatttcagtttcagactCAAGCCTAGTCCACCAAAAGCTACTCCATAATGAACTTACCCAGCGCCTGCAGCAGGTCCTCCGTGAGAGGAATCAAGATCCTGCACACAAGGAGCCAGCTGCACCCaagagaaaaatgtcaaatgtcaggGGCAACTCTAAAGACATAGAGCAGGTTTCCTCATTGCATACTCCCAAAGTGCAGCAGGCCCAGAGAACAAGCCGTGGCAAAGGGAAGAGCAAAAACCAGACGTCAGAGTTTGTTCCAGTCACAGCTTCAGCCAGCGATGAAACTCTCCAGAAGGGAATGCCAACCAAGGCTAAGGATGAAACTAAGCGTGTCActtcaaacaaagaaaag GGAGATGCAGAGGTTGCAGGCAACATGGTGAAGCTCATCTCTAGCCGTTATAAGGTTAACACCCAATCCACAGTAAAAGGCACAGCAGAAAATATCAATCAGAGCTGGATTCCTCCTCTTTTTAAGAG ACCAAGCTTCAATATGAGCTGGTTTTCAACAAGTAAA AACGAACTATCTGGAACTGTAAGTCTAACAAAATCCCAcagcaaaaccacaacaaactCTGTCAACCAGAG GTCGGATGTTTTTTCCTTCAGCATTGATACACCATCGAGTATAGGg gtgggtggcacattcTTACCTAACACCTCTGCCACATCGCACAG TGACATCAACAACTCCTCAGTAGCCAAGCAAAAACCACCTGtggaaaaa AATAAGCGGTACGTGAAAGCACGTCTGTtcagtgacacagacacagacagagacatgacAGAGATCAGCTGGCTGAGAGAGTCAGCTAGGAAGCCCAAACCCCAAGTTACCAAATATTCCAGACAGGAACCCAACAAATGTAGCACTGTACCACCTCTTACTTCAT GTGAATCACCAGATATACTGCCGTTCTCACTGCAACCATTAAAGGGAAATGCCAAACCCAAAAAA TCCAATATGAAGAATGAACTGTATCAGCCGAAGACAGAGAAGCAGCCGGCAGCAACACCCAGTAAAGCACATGCAGCAAGCAAGAGGCCCAAAAGAGCTGCAGCCACCTCTACCAAAAACTACAGGGAGCCAGATACTGATGACAACCTATCTGAACCCGAGAAGCCACCTGCTCCTAAG CATTCCTTCACTGATCAGAAGGAGATTACAAAACAAACTCATGAAGCttctgagaagaagaagactgctAGCAGGCAAACGACGAGAAGAAGTACGAAGTCACAGTCTCTCTCGGAGAAGCGTCCCACTTCCAAGTTAGAG AAGAACTTTGTAGGCCAACAGCAGGAGAAGAGTGAGGAGATCTGTTCTGAGGTTTCAGAggtaaagaagagaaaaaacagcTTCAATGAGCAATCCACACATGGCTACAGTAGACAAGAGAGCAACAAGTCAGATCTGAAAAAGCCATCTGGTCTCAAG CTGAGGCCTGAGAATCTTCCTCGAGGAAGTTCGAAGTTCAATAAGAAAAATGCCATCACTGCCCAAAAACAGATGAGTCCTTTAAAGGATTCCTGGGCTGCACGCCAGGCCTCTTTCTGTCCATCCCCTCCGGCTCCTTTCATCGAGAAGATGAGAT CTGCCGAGAGGTCAGCCCCAACCTTGGATTTGAccttctcccctctccttaCCCCGCGGGGATCCCCAGCCTCTGCCTCCCCTAACCCTCCCTGCCAGGACACCCCGTCTCCAGTCCTGCTGCTACCCAAACCTCGCTCTACAGTCAGCAGCAAAGGGAACCGCAAGCCCTCCCTGCTCTACGGCGCCGAGAAGAATCGCAGCTCTTACAAGACGCAGTCCGTCAAGTCTGTCCCATCTCTGCCTTCACTGGGAGGTCGCTCCCCTGCGCTCAGTCCTGCCAGGGAACTGAATGCTGCTGAG ATTGGTACAACGCAGCAGCACCTGTCCTCCACACCTCAATCTCCCTTGTCTCTGTCCACTCGTCCCTTGTTGACGTCCACACTTCTAGAGCTGGACAAGCCAACGatgccctctcctcctccgtctccattCCCCGAAGACGCTATTGGTCATAGCTGCCACTATGGCTTCAGTAAAGTATCTTCAGTATCTCGGGTTTCATTGAGCCAGTCATCTACTCGGTCTTCAGTAATAACTGGCGGAGTTAAGAGCAGTCCCACTATCGTCCTGGCTGTGTCCGTGAAAACAGAG AAAACACCACTCTCAGACCGAGACAGAGATCTTCATGTCTCAG GACCCATTCGCAAGCGCCACATGACTCTGTCTAGTGATTCtgaggaagatgaaaaggaagagaggaagaaaagcaaGATGAGAGGGCAGCGTTCTTCTCGGATGAAGCCAAGGAAATTGTTCAAGTCCT CAGCTAGACCTCATGTTGAGTCCCGTAGCTGTGGAGAGAAAAGCAGtttagaggaagaaaacaacaaggaAGTCAGACGAAAGGATAGAACCTTTAAAGTTACAGAGGAAAGAATATCAGAGGAATATAGGAAGACAATCAATAACACTGTAAGGAAGACAGCTCATGGCACAG TCGCCGAGCTGTCATCTGTGGATGAGATGAGCCAGGTGATGTCTTCTTCTCACATGAGCTCCAGTCACTGGGAGGCTGAAGTTGTGGATGGAGACATGGACATGGATGAGGATTCAGAGTTCCCAGAAACCGCTGTCAACCCAAGTAACCTGTGTCAGCAGTTGAGCTCTGAGCTAAATAAGAAGTTCCAG AACCGTTGCAAGATGATGGAGATTTACAACAAGCAATCAATGAAAGCTGTCCAGCaacacatctcctccatcaATACACAAGTTACTAAACACAG GACTCAGAGACTTGAACAGGTTCAGAAGGTTCTGCTGGAAGAAATCCATAAATTGGAACAGGGTGACACAGTCCTGAACAACATGGAGAAAGACCTGACT ATGTACTGGAAAAAGCAGACTATGGCTTTCCATTCTTACCACAAGCAGGAAACCAGCAG AAACGAGACCCTGAAGAGAGCCCTCCACAGCAACGTGTGTCACAGCGTGGAGTACGAGGAGAGAATATTCACATCCCAG ATGTGCTTGATAAGAAAAGACATGAAGTCAGTTCAGGACAGGCTCCTCGGCGAGATG CTAGACGGCGAGATCAAGAGTGTGAAGAGAGGGCTGCATGCTCTGTTTTTCCCCTGA
- the sycp2 gene encoding synaptonemal complex protein 2 isoform X1, with translation MAPGQVTQLESVINEVLKSGDVQALEAFLQRDTYEEPSMKCSQQFLTTFDKLVRESLDQYDPRSASLALASLHKYGKNLKLPDDGQGLSGLIAQGLIQKMAQWFEKCRQLWIHCGPQWDETLFTLSEDFLNALMTVHEACREGTYKITESFLYPVGHLAVDPRIDIQIKKEAIRKFNLILDKMPVELKRDKEILTSQQASDIMLKLAGQIMEGGDYDFQSSLMEALCRMATPTQRKQQADRWFSMGHVASAFTKIRDSEFETACRKFLNMVNGMQGDKRRVYSYPSLEVYLDKYELLMPLDEKLEEFWIDFNLGSRSISFYFSLTAEGGQESHWETICINETEVQSYTVAEKGKTKVLEIKMSEVVVVGAVEGSSLTIHFSSSLDVLQAAQNVYGHNKNKDTSVVQTTREQNSIQFVPESQVSLGESEKNTAPYILPAQDTPVQLVTPAKRRFSESITVITVNEGSVRGGSSLSSVLPLTKSKNRPSLEMVRSHDTTARTCSHSTTPGSTNTAATNEQSKASKQAAKNMVDKYKKNIPLAKAVDMVLSGQGNEDSQDPSFVPDTQPTTGRSMSSTWSKMSVSEILMMPTQKMSLQRPEPRLSSAGQQECQSSSTQKISVSDSSLVHQKLLHNELTQRLQQVLRERNQDPAHKEPAAPKRKMSNVRGNSKDIEQVSSLHTPKVQQAQRTSRGKGKSKNQTSEFVPVTASASDETLQKGMPTKAKDETKRVTSNKEKGDAEVAGNMVKLISSRYKVNTQSTVKGTAENINQSWIPPLFKSRPSFNMSWFSTSKNELSGTVSLTKSHSKTTTNSVNQRSDVFSFSIDTPSSIGVGGTFLPNTSATSHSDINNSSVAKQKPPVEKNKRYVKARLFSDTDTDRDMTEISWLRESARKPKPQVTKYSRQEPNKCSTVPPLTSCESPDILPFSLQPLKGNAKPKKSNMKNELYQPKTEKQPAATPSKAHAASKRPKRAAATSTKNYREPDTDDNLSEPEKPPAPKHSFTDQKEITKQTHEASEKKKTASRQTTRRSTKSQSLSEKRPTSKLEKNFVGQQQEKSEEICSEVSEVKKRKNSFNEQSTHGYSRQESNKSDLKKPSGLKLRPENLPRGSSKFNKKNAITAQKQMSPLKDSWAARQASFCPSPPAPFIEKMRSAERSAPTLDLTFSPLLTPRGSPASASPNPPCQDTPSPVLLLPKPRSTVSSKGNRKPSLLYGAEKNRSSYKTQSVKSVPSLPSLGGRSPALSPARELNAAEIGTTQQHLSSTPQSPLSLSTRPLLTSTLLELDKPTMPSPPPSPFPEDAIGHSCHYGFSKVSSVSRVSLSQSSTRSSVITGGVKSSPTIVLAVSVKTEKTPLSDRDRDLHVSGPIRKRHMTLSSDSEEDEKEERKKSKMRGQRSSRMKPRKLFKSSARPHVESRSCGEKSSLEEENNKEVRRKDRTFKVTEERISEEYRKTINNTVRKTAHGTVAELSSVDEMSQVMSSSHMSSSHWEAEVVDGDMDMDEDSEFPETAVNPSNLCQQLSSELNKKFQNRCKMMEIYNKQSMKAVQQHISSINTQVTKHRTQRLEQVQKVLLEEIHKLEQGDTVLNNMEKDLTMYWKKQTMAFHSYHKQETSRNETLKRALHSNVCHSVEYEERIFTSQMCLIRKDMKSVQDRLLGEMLDGEIKSVKRGLHALFFP, from the exons ATGGCACCGGGTCAGGTCACACAG TTGGAGAGTGTCATCAATGAGGTGTTAAAGAGTGGGGATGTTCAAGCACTGGAGGCATTTTTGCAAAGGGATACATATGAAGAGCCCTCCATGAAATGTTCCCAACAGTTTCTCACTACGTTTGACAAACTTGTCAGAGAG AGTTTGGATCAATATGATCCCAGATCTGCCAGTTTGGCTCTTGCTAGCCTCCACAAGTATGGGAAAAACCTGAAACTACCTGATGATGGTCAAGGACTCTCAGGGCTAATAGCTCAAGGCCTGATCCAAAAG atggcGCAGTGGTTTGAAAAATGCCGGCAACTATGGATCCATTGTGGCCCTCAGTGGGATGAAACCTTGTTCACCCTCTCCGAGGACTTCTTAAATGCCTTAATG ACGGTCCATGAAGCATGCAGAGAGG GAACATACAAAATCACAGAGTCTTTCCTGTATCCTGTTGGCCACTTGGCTGTAGACCCCAGAATTGACATCCAGATTAAAAAAGAG GCAATCcgtaaatttaatttaattctggaCAAAATGCCAGTGGAGCTGAAGAGAGACAAGGAGATCTTAACCTCACAGCAGGCATCGGATATCAT GCTCAAATTGGCTGGTCAAATAATGGAGGGTGGTG atTATGACTTTCAGTCATCCCTCATGGAGGCATTGTGCAGAATGGCTACTCCTACCCAGAGGAAACAACAAGCAGATCGATGGTTTAGCATGGGGCATGTGGCCAGTGCATTTACCAAGATCCGTGATTCAGAGTTTGAGACG GCTTGTCGCAAGTTTCTGAACATGGTGAATGGGATGCAGGGAGACAAGAGAAG AGTGTATTCTTACCCTAGTTTGGAAGTTTATCTGGACAAGTATGAG CTGCTGATGCCCCTGGATGAGAAGCTTGAGGAATTCTGGATTGACTTCAACCTTGGCAGCCGCAGCATCTCATTTTACTTTTCCTTGACTGCTGAAGGGGGGCAG GAGAGCCACTGGGAGACAATATGCATCAATGAGACTGAAGTCCAAAGCTACACTGTTGCAG AAAAGGGAAAGACCAAAGTCTTGGAGATAAAGATGTCagaggttgtggttgttggtgcagtGGAAGGATCCAGTCTTACCATCCATTTCAGCTCCTCCCTGGACGTCTTGCAGGCTGCTCAAAACGTCTACggacacaacaaaaacaaa GACACGTCTGTAGTTCAAACTACAAGGGAACAGAACAGCATCCAG TTTGTTCCAGAGAGCCAAGTGTCCCTTGGTgaaagtgagaaaaacactGCCCCCTACATTTTACCTGCTCAGGATACACCTGTACAG CTGGTGACGCCAGCCAAAAGGAGGTTTTCAGAGTCCATCACCGTCATTACCGTCAATGAAGGAAGTGTGCGTGGTGGCAGTTCCCTCTCTTCTGTTTTGCCATTAA CAAAGAGTAAAAACAGGCCATCTCTGGAGATGGTTCGTTCACATGACACAACCGCCAGGACCTGCAGTCATAGCACAACACCTGGAAGCACAAATACAGCTGCCACGAATGAGCAG AGCAAAGCATCCAAACAGGCTGCCAAGAATATGGTTGACAAATACAAAAAG AATATACCACTGGCAAAGGCAGTAGATATGGTCCTTTCCGGACAGGGAAATGAAGATTCACAAG ATCCTAGTTTTGTGCCAGACACCCAACCCACAACTGGGAGAAGCAT gtCTTCTACCTGGAGTAAAATGTCAGTTTCTGAAATTCTGATGATGCCCACTCAGAAAATGAGTCTGCAAAGACCTG agccTCGTTTAAGTTCGGCAGGACAGCAGGAGTGCCAGTCATCCTCAACACAGaaaatttcagtttcagactCAAGCCTAGTCCACCAAAAGCTACTCCATAATGAACTTACCCAGCGCCTGCAGCAGGTCCTCCGTGAGAGGAATCAAGATCCTGCACACAAGGAGCCAGCTGCACCCaagagaaaaatgtcaaatgtcaggGGCAACTCTAAAGACATAGAGCAGGTTTCCTCATTGCATACTCCCAAAGTGCAGCAGGCCCAGAGAACAAGCCGTGGCAAAGGGAAGAGCAAAAACCAGACGTCAGAGTTTGTTCCAGTCACAGCTTCAGCCAGCGATGAAACTCTCCAGAAGGGAATGCCAACCAAGGCTAAGGATGAAACTAAGCGTGTCActtcaaacaaagaaaag GGAGATGCAGAGGTTGCAGGCAACATGGTGAAGCTCATCTCTAGCCGTTATAAGGTTAACACCCAATCCACAGTAAAAGGCACAGCAGAAAATATCAATCAGAGCTGGATTCCTCCTCTTTTTAAGAG TAGACCAAGCTTCAATATGAGCTGGTTTTCAACAAGTAAA AACGAACTATCTGGAACTGTAAGTCTAACAAAATCCCAcagcaaaaccacaacaaactCTGTCAACCAGAG GTCGGATGTTTTTTCCTTCAGCATTGATACACCATCGAGTATAGGg gtgggtggcacattcTTACCTAACACCTCTGCCACATCGCACAG TGACATCAACAACTCCTCAGTAGCCAAGCAAAAACCACCTGtggaaaaa AATAAGCGGTACGTGAAAGCACGTCTGTtcagtgacacagacacagacagagacatgacAGAGATCAGCTGGCTGAGAGAGTCAGCTAGGAAGCCCAAACCCCAAGTTACCAAATATTCCAGACAGGAACCCAACAAATGTAGCACTGTACCACCTCTTACTTCAT GTGAATCACCAGATATACTGCCGTTCTCACTGCAACCATTAAAGGGAAATGCCAAACCCAAAAAA TCCAATATGAAGAATGAACTGTATCAGCCGAAGACAGAGAAGCAGCCGGCAGCAACACCCAGTAAAGCACATGCAGCAAGCAAGAGGCCCAAAAGAGCTGCAGCCACCTCTACCAAAAACTACAGGGAGCCAGATACTGATGACAACCTATCTGAACCCGAGAAGCCACCTGCTCCTAAG CATTCCTTCACTGATCAGAAGGAGATTACAAAACAAACTCATGAAGCttctgagaagaagaagactgctAGCAGGCAAACGACGAGAAGAAGTACGAAGTCACAGTCTCTCTCGGAGAAGCGTCCCACTTCCAAGTTAGAG AAGAACTTTGTAGGCCAACAGCAGGAGAAGAGTGAGGAGATCTGTTCTGAGGTTTCAGAggtaaagaagagaaaaaacagcTTCAATGAGCAATCCACACATGGCTACAGTAGACAAGAGAGCAACAAGTCAGATCTGAAAAAGCCATCTGGTCTCAAG CTGAGGCCTGAGAATCTTCCTCGAGGAAGTTCGAAGTTCAATAAGAAAAATGCCATCACTGCCCAAAAACAGATGAGTCCTTTAAAGGATTCCTGGGCTGCACGCCAGGCCTCTTTCTGTCCATCCCCTCCGGCTCCTTTCATCGAGAAGATGAGAT CTGCCGAGAGGTCAGCCCCAACCTTGGATTTGAccttctcccctctccttaCCCCGCGGGGATCCCCAGCCTCTGCCTCCCCTAACCCTCCCTGCCAGGACACCCCGTCTCCAGTCCTGCTGCTACCCAAACCTCGCTCTACAGTCAGCAGCAAAGGGAACCGCAAGCCCTCCCTGCTCTACGGCGCCGAGAAGAATCGCAGCTCTTACAAGACGCAGTCCGTCAAGTCTGTCCCATCTCTGCCTTCACTGGGAGGTCGCTCCCCTGCGCTCAGTCCTGCCAGGGAACTGAATGCTGCTGAG ATTGGTACAACGCAGCAGCACCTGTCCTCCACACCTCAATCTCCCTTGTCTCTGTCCACTCGTCCCTTGTTGACGTCCACACTTCTAGAGCTGGACAAGCCAACGatgccctctcctcctccgtctccattCCCCGAAGACGCTATTGGTCATAGCTGCCACTATGGCTTCAGTAAAGTATCTTCAGTATCTCGGGTTTCATTGAGCCAGTCATCTACTCGGTCTTCAGTAATAACTGGCGGAGTTAAGAGCAGTCCCACTATCGTCCTGGCTGTGTCCGTGAAAACAGAG AAAACACCACTCTCAGACCGAGACAGAGATCTTCATGTCTCAG GACCCATTCGCAAGCGCCACATGACTCTGTCTAGTGATTCtgaggaagatgaaaaggaagagaggaagaaaagcaaGATGAGAGGGCAGCGTTCTTCTCGGATGAAGCCAAGGAAATTGTTCAAGTCCT CAGCTAGACCTCATGTTGAGTCCCGTAGCTGTGGAGAGAAAAGCAGtttagaggaagaaaacaacaaggaAGTCAGACGAAAGGATAGAACCTTTAAAGTTACAGAGGAAAGAATATCAGAGGAATATAGGAAGACAATCAATAACACTGTAAGGAAGACAGCTCATGGCACAG TCGCCGAGCTGTCATCTGTGGATGAGATGAGCCAGGTGATGTCTTCTTCTCACATGAGCTCCAGTCACTGGGAGGCTGAAGTTGTGGATGGAGACATGGACATGGATGAGGATTCAGAGTTCCCAGAAACCGCTGTCAACCCAAGTAACCTGTGTCAGCAGTTGAGCTCTGAGCTAAATAAGAAGTTCCAG AACCGTTGCAAGATGATGGAGATTTACAACAAGCAATCAATGAAAGCTGTCCAGCaacacatctcctccatcaATACACAAGTTACTAAACACAG GACTCAGAGACTTGAACAGGTTCAGAAGGTTCTGCTGGAAGAAATCCATAAATTGGAACAGGGTGACACAGTCCTGAACAACATGGAGAAAGACCTGACT ATGTACTGGAAAAAGCAGACTATGGCTTTCCATTCTTACCACAAGCAGGAAACCAGCAG AAACGAGACCCTGAAGAGAGCCCTCCACAGCAACGTGTGTCACAGCGTGGAGTACGAGGAGAGAATATTCACATCCCAG ATGTGCTTGATAAGAAAAGACATGAAGTCAGTTCAGGACAGGCTCCTCGGCGAGATG CTAGACGGCGAGATCAAGAGTGTGAAGAGAGGGCTGCATGCTCTGTTTTTCCCCTGA